A genomic segment from Streptomyces sp. NBC_01233 encodes:
- a CDS encoding ABC transporter permease: MNSARTAATAARVLRQLRHDPRSIALMLLVPVLMLTLLRFVFDGSPRTFDGIGASLLGIFPLITMFLVTSIATLRERTSGTLERLLAMPLGKGDLIAGYALAFGAVAVLQSLLATGLALWVLGLDAVGSPWLLLLVALLDALLGTALGLFVSAFAASEFQAVQFMPAVIFPQLLLCGLFAARDTMHPVLEGLSDVLPMSYAVDGMTQVLTHTDMTADFVRDTVIVAACALLVLALGAATLRRRTP; encoded by the coding sequence GTGAACAGTGCCCGCACCGCCGCCACCGCCGCCCGCGTCCTGCGCCAGCTCCGCCACGACCCGCGCTCCATCGCGCTGATGCTCCTGGTCCCCGTCCTGATGCTCACCCTGCTGCGCTTCGTCTTCGACGGCAGCCCCCGCACCTTCGACGGCATCGGCGCGTCACTCCTCGGGATCTTCCCCCTCATCACCATGTTCCTGGTGACCTCCATCGCCACCCTGCGCGAACGCACCTCCGGCACCCTCGAACGCCTCCTCGCCATGCCGCTGGGCAAGGGCGACCTCATCGCCGGCTACGCCCTCGCCTTCGGCGCCGTCGCCGTCCTCCAGTCCCTCCTCGCCACCGGCCTGGCCCTCTGGGTCCTCGGCCTCGACGCCGTCGGCTCCCCCTGGCTGCTCCTGCTCGTCGCCCTCCTCGACGCCCTCCTCGGCACGGCCCTCGGCCTCTTCGTCTCCGCCTTCGCCGCCTCCGAGTTCCAGGCCGTCCAGTTCATGCCGGCGGTGATCTTCCCCCAGTTGCTCCTCTGCGGCCTGTTCGCGGCCCGCGACACCATGCACCCGGTGCTCGAAGGCCTCTCCGACGTCCTGCCCATGTCCTACGCCGTCGACGGCATGACTCAGGTCCTCACCCACACCGACATGACCGCCGACTTCGTCCGCGACACCGTGATCGTCGCCGCCTGCGCCCTGCTCGTACTCGCCCTCGGCGCGGCCACCCTCCGCCGCCGCACGCCCTGA